The Candidatus Binatia bacterium genome segment ATCGACAAGAAGGCGCGATGTCAAACCGAGGATATCCGGAGGCTGCTACAGGTAATTCTGGATTTCCTGAAGGCTCGGCGGGAAGAAGAGATCCTCGATTTTAAACTGCTTCTTGATCATTCCCTGCTCGTATTCGTAACGCACGGCCGCTTCGAGCGCTTTGCGGTTTTCTTCCAGGTTGTACGGCCAGGGATCGGGGCCGAAAATTTGCTCCTGCTCCTGCATCGTTTCCTTCACCCAGACGATAGTAAAATTGCGCGGGTCTTTCATGCGCTCGTAGCAAATCTCCTTCGAGCGCTGAAAGGCCTGCATGAGGCTCACGGCGACCCACGGATTTTCGCGCAGAATTTCATCCTTGATCACGACCGTGTGCATGATCGGATAGATCCCGCTCTTCTTGTAGTAATCGATCTCCGCCGCCTTGGAGTCGGGAAAAAGCGGGCCGACCTTGGGCGAACCTTTTTTGATGGAAGGCAAGGTCTCGGGATAAAGCGCGCCTTCCAGTTCTCCGTCGACGAGCATCTGATCGATGTTCTTTCCTTTCGGAACGCGCCGGACCTTCATCCATTTCGCCGGCTCGAACGGGACGTCCTCTTCCTCCTGGCACCACCATTCGATCGTATTCAGATCGACGCCGTAGTGGTCCTGCAAAATGCCGCGCATCCAGAGGCCGGCGGAGTTCTGCAATGTGTCGAGGCCGACCCGCTTGCCGTTCAAGTCCGACGGCTTGTCGATGCCGCAGTTCATTCGCTTGACCATATAGCCGTGGCGAAAGCGCCGATGGGGGAAAACCGGAATCGCTTTAAAAGCTCTCTCCTGATCCTGCGCGACCAGATACGCGACCAGCGACAGCTCGCATACGTCGAACTCTTCGTGCCGGAGCATGCGCCCGTGCCTTTCGGGCGACGCCATCGTGAGCACGTTGAGATCGATGCCGGCGGGCACGACTGCGCCTTCCATCAACGGCCGCAAGAGATCGTACGCTCCGCAGGCGAGCGTAAGTTGAAGCTTAGACGTCATTCCCCTCGCCTCCCGACGTGGCGCCGATAATCTTCCGGCGTGTCGATATCGAAAGTTATTCCCGCTTGGTCCGTTTCGATCTCCAGCGTGTCGTCCATGTGCGCGTGGACGACGCGCTTCGCGCCTTGATCGAGCGGCGCACTTAGCAGCTCGCCGAAGAGCCGGCTGGAAAAAATCACCGGATGGCCGCGCCGGCCTTTCCATTTCGGCACCACGATCAGCTTCTTCGATTCGTAAAAACGGTCGATCATGCGATTCACGAGACCCGGATTGACAAAGGGGTGATCCACGAGATGGACCAGAATGCCATCGACCTTTTCCGCCGGCAACGACCGGATCGCCGCGATCAACGACGAAAGCTGTCCTTGGGCATAATCCGGATTCACTACGATAGTCACGGGAAGATGGGCGATCTTCGTCTCGATATCCGCGGCGTTGTGTCCGAGGACGACGACGATTTTTTCGACCTTGACCGCCTTAAGCGATCCTACGATTCGCTCCAGAAACGATTCTTCGCCGATCGGCAGCAGCGCCTTCGGCCGCCCCATCCGGCGCGATTCGCCCGCTGAAAGAACGACGGCGACGATCATACAATGACTCTCTCGATCTCCGTATAACAAACCATCCGAACGGTCAATGCGCGGACCTTCTCTTGACAGCCGACATAGGCAACTTCTATGGTACTCTCTGAAATCACTTGGAAAGAGGAAATTCCATGATCGACGAACTCAAGGACAAAGTCGCGATCGTCACCGGCGGCGCCCACGGCATCGGGAAGGCGTATTGTCAGGCTTTCGCACAGGCCGGCGCCCGGGTTGTTCCTGCGGATATCGACGGCCCGGCGGCGGAACAAGTAGCCGCTGAGCTCAGCGGCAAGACCGAAGGGAAGTCTCTGGCGGTGCGGGTGGACGTAGCCGACGAAGCCTCCACCAAGCAGATGGCCAAAACGGTGCTCGACCGCTTCGGGAGGATCGACATTCTCGTCAACAACGCCGCCATCTTCGCGACGGTGCCGATGAACCGCGGGCGCATCGAGACGATCGACCCGGCGGAATGGGACAGGATGATGGCGGTCAATCTCAGAGGACTCTTCTTCTGCTCGCGCGCGGTGCTACCGGCGATGCGCGCGCAAAAATCCGGCAAGATCGTCAATATCACATCAGGGACGGTATTCTCCGGCAGCCTCGGCCGCATCCACTATGTGACGTCCAAGGCCGGAGTGATCGGCTTCACGCGCACGCTGGCGCGGGAAGTCGGCGACGACGACATTCAAGTCAACTGCGTCGCCCCCGGCTCGACGCTGTCGGAAGAAAATCCCACGGAAGAGATTATCAAGATGCGGCAAGCGCCGGTCGCCACGCGGACATTGAAGCGGCTGCAAAAACCCGAAGACCTCGTCGGCGTGATGCTGTTCCTCTGCTCTCCTCTCAGCGATTTCATGACCGGCCAGACCGTCTCCGTGGACGGCGGACAGAATTTTCTCTAAATGACGCCGGATCGTTCTTGCTCCCGGCGGCTGGCTCTTAACCCTTGACAGTTACCTTCCCGTCCGATAAGTGGGGCGCTAATTGGGTGAGCCTCTCATCGCGATAGACATTCCATCCTAAGAGCGGCATCCCTCATCTTCGACCGGGCTAACCTGAAATTGCCGGCGTCAGGAAATAAATTCAGACCGGCGGGCCTTCTGCCTTCACGACGCGAGCGGCCTAGATGATTCTCGGAGTACCTGCCGAACTCTATCCGGATGAACGACGCGTTGCCCTGGTGCCTGCCGTCGTGCCTATCTTGACCAAGGTTGGGATGACGGTTCTCGTGGAACATGGGGCCGGCGAGAGGGCCGGCTTTGCCGATTCCGTCTACGAAGAACAAGGCGCCGGCATTGCGGCGGATAGGGCTCAACTCTTTTCCCAAGCCGATATCCTCGTTCGAATGCACCGGTTGGCGGTTAATCCCGTCGGTCATGCCGAGCAGGAGTCTT includes the following:
- a CDS encoding ABC transporter substrate-binding protein, which gives rise to MTSKLQLTLACGAYDLLRPLMEGAVVPAGIDLNVLTMASPERHGRMLRHEEFDVCELSLVAYLVAQDQERAFKAIPVFPHRRFRHGYMVKRMNCGIDKPSDLNGKRVGLDTLQNSAGLWMRGILQDHYGVDLNTIEWWCQEEEDVPFEPAKWMKVRRVPKGKNIDQMLVDGELEGALYPETLPSIKKGSPKVGPLFPDSKAAEIDYYKKSGIYPIMHTVVIKDEILRENPWVAVSLMQAFQRSKEICYERMKDPRNFTIVWVKETMQEQEQIFGPDPWPYNLEENRKALEAAVRYEYEQGMIKKQFKIEDLFFPPSLQEIQNYL
- a CDS encoding nucleotidyltransferase family protein; this translates as MIVAVVLSAGESRRMGRPKALLPIGEESFLERIVGSLKAVKVEKIVVVLGHNAADIETKIAHLPVTIVVNPDYAQGQLSSLIAAIRSLPAEKVDGILVHLVDHPFVNPGLVNRMIDRFYESKKLIVVPKWKGRRGHPVIFSSRLFGELLSAPLDQGAKRVVHAHMDDTLEIETDQAGITFDIDTPEDYRRHVGRRGE
- a CDS encoding 3-oxoacyl-ACP reductase family protein produces the protein MIDELKDKVAIVTGGAHGIGKAYCQAFAQAGARVVPADIDGPAAEQVAAELSGKTEGKSLAVRVDVADEASTKQMAKTVLDRFGRIDILVNNAAIFATVPMNRGRIETIDPAEWDRMMAVNLRGLFFCSRAVLPAMRAQKSGKIVNITSGTVFSGSLGRIHYVTSKAGVIGFTRTLAREVGDDDIQVNCVAPGSTLSEENPTEEIIKMRQAPVATRTLKRLQKPEDLVGVMLFLCSPLSDFMTGQTVSVDGGQNFL
- a CDS encoding NAD(P)(+) transhydrogenase (Re/Si-specific) subunit alpha; translation: MILGVPAELYPDERRVALVPAVVPILTKVGMTVLVEHGAGERAGFADSVYEEQGAGIAADRAQLFSQADILVRMHRLAVNPVGHAEQESFRSGQVLIGLLDPLGAPESIRELAEKGVTAFALELLPRISRAQSMDALSSMATIAGYKAVLLAADALGKMFPMMITAAGT